The Limnochorda sp. LNt genome includes a region encoding these proteins:
- a CDS encoding bifunctional folylpolyglutamate synthase/dihydrofolate synthase, giving the protein MSAEDATLTQLEALRSYLAHLARFGMRLGLERMEAILASLGHPERRYGVVHVAGTNGKGATAAMTASIARAAGLRTGLYVSPHLVRFNERIVMDGRPISDAALVEAYEAARRAVEAVGADEPPTQFEFATAMALWAFARAGVELAVLEVGLGGRLDATNVVRAPEVCVITALGLDHTQVLGPTLAAIAAEKAGILKPGADAVVASPPPEAAPVVAARARETAAPLWEVAPVRAPPALSGAGTYRWEGRVVGLSGGRLDVVTPQGVRLEGLTVGLAGSFQLPNAAVAVACVDRLRARGWRIDATAIETGLRQVRWPGRFHVVGTRPTVVVDGAHNPAAARALARGFVEVLGGPPRLLVIGLLAEKDVRGVLEALVTPGCTVVATRARSSRTEPMPPDRLAQLAMELGAGRAECVEPPGRALARALELAGPDDLVAVCGSLYLAGEILAETGGVT; this is encoded by the coding sequence TTGTCCGCTGAGGATGCCACGCTGACGCAGCTCGAGGCGCTGCGCTCCTACCTGGCGCACCTGGCACGCTTCGGGATGCGCCTGGGGCTCGAGCGGATGGAGGCCATCCTGGCGAGCCTGGGTCATCCGGAGCGGCGCTACGGGGTGGTGCACGTCGCCGGCACCAACGGCAAGGGCGCCACCGCGGCCATGACCGCCTCCATCGCCCGGGCCGCCGGGCTGCGCACGGGGCTCTACGTCTCGCCGCACCTGGTGCGGTTCAACGAGCGCATCGTGATGGACGGCCGCCCCATCTCCGACGCGGCGCTGGTAGAGGCGTACGAGGCGGCCCGCCGTGCGGTGGAGGCCGTCGGAGCCGACGAGCCGCCCACCCAGTTCGAGTTCGCCACGGCCATGGCGCTTTGGGCCTTCGCACGGGCGGGCGTCGAGCTGGCGGTGCTGGAGGTGGGGCTGGGCGGGCGGCTCGACGCCACCAACGTGGTGCGCGCCCCCGAGGTCTGCGTCATCACCGCGCTGGGCCTGGACCACACCCAGGTACTGGGCCCCACCCTGGCCGCCATCGCGGCCGAGAAGGCGGGCATCCTCAAGCCAGGGGCCGATGCGGTGGTGGCGTCGCCTCCCCCGGAGGCCGCGCCGGTGGTGGCGGCTCGTGCCCGGGAGACGGCGGCGCCGCTGTGGGAGGTGGCCCCGGTGAGGGCGCCGCCGGCGCTCTCCGGGGCCGGCACCTACCGGTGGGAGGGGCGGGTCGTGGGGCTCTCCGGCGGGCGGCTCGACGTGGTGACGCCCCAGGGCGTGCGGCTCGAGGGCCTCACCGTCGGGCTCGCCGGCAGTTTCCAGCTGCCCAACGCGGCCGTGGCCGTGGCGTGCGTGGACCGGCTGCGGGCCCGCGGGTGGCGCATCGACGCGACCGCCATCGAGACGGGGTTGCGCCAGGTGAGGTGGCCGGGGCGCTTCCACGTCGTGGGGACCCGCCCCACCGTGGTGGTCGACGGCGCCCACAATCCGGCGGCCGCCCGGGCCCTCGCCCGGGGCTTCGTCGAGGTGCTGGGCGGGCCACCCCGGCTGCTGGTCATCGGCCTGCTGGCGGAAAAGGACGTGCGGGGGGTGCTGGAGGCGCTGGTCACGCCCGGATGCACGGTGGTGGCGACCCGCGCCCGCTCGAGCCGCACCGAGCCCATGCCTCCCGACCGGCTGGCGCAGCTGGCGATGGAGCTGGGGGCGGGCCGCGCCGAGTGCGTGGAACCGCCGGGGCGGGCGCTGGCGCGGGCCCTGGAGCTGGCGGGTCCCGACGACCTGGTGGCGGTCTGCGGCTCGCTCTACCTGGCCGGCGAGATCCTGGCCGAGACCGGCGGCGTCACCTGA
- a CDS encoding valine--tRNA ligase, translating into MRDESKTSTAREATPPTGPAPGSADGQALPPVYEPRQIEPRWYAYWERNGYFNGDPDPSRPGFGIVMPPPNVTGSLHVGHAMDNTLADILVRFRRMQGYSTLWLPGTDHAGIATQVVVEQELAREGKSRHDLGREKFLERVWEWKERYGGIITQQLRRLGSSCDWSRERFTMDPGCSRAVREAFVHLYEKGLIYRGDYIINWCPRCRTALSDLEVEHEETEGRLWYLRYPLEDGSGDIMVATTRPETMLGDTGIAVHPQDTRYLPLIGKAAILPLVGRKLPIVADEAVDMGFGTGAVKVTPAHDPTDFEIGRRHGLETVKVIDERGRITEAAPPELVGLDRAEARQQVVEALRRGGYLVREEVHRHAVGHCQRCGTVVEPLVSKQWFVRMKPLAEPAIRAVRERRVRLLPERFESHFFHWMENVRDWCISRQLWWGHRIPVWYCSACGRETVSVEDPTACRHCGSPAIEQDPDVLDTWFSSALWPFSTLGWPERTADLSFYYPTSLLVTGFDILFFWVARMMVMGLELMGDVPFRDVLLHGLVRDALGRKMSKSRGTGVDPLEVIEEYGADALRLTLVMGVGMGNDLRWHPDRVEASRNFANKLWNAARFALMRMPADGAITSDGRATGPFSPERIRHWAAAGELALPERWILSRLARRTREVTELLERYEVGEAARALYDFAWDELCDWYIELAKPRLSGQVDDAERERTAAVLWYVLERTARLLHPFMPFVTEEVWQRLPHQGPTVMLAPWPQPDDALVDEAAEERMRQVMDVIRAIRNVRAEKGVSVSRRIPARVWAPEEVRATLAEHADDIRRLAGVSELGIEAPGPERPKDAVPAVAGPQVEIFVPLAGLVDADEELRRLGKELAEVEQLLSRWRGMLANPAFVDRAPRDVVESTRRKEEEAEQRRARLVEQMEQLRRLVR; encoded by the coding sequence ATGCGTGACGAGTCCAAGACCTCGACCGCCCGGGAGGCGACGCCCCCCACGGGGCCGGCGCCGGGGTCGGCCGATGGACAGGCCCTGCCGCCGGTCTACGAGCCCCGGCAGATCGAGCCGCGCTGGTACGCCTACTGGGAGCGCAACGGCTACTTCAACGGGGATCCGGACCCGTCCCGGCCCGGATTCGGCATCGTCATGCCGCCGCCCAACGTGACGGGCTCGCTGCACGTGGGCCACGCCATGGACAACACGCTGGCCGACATCCTGGTGCGCTTCCGGCGCATGCAGGGCTACTCCACGCTGTGGCTGCCCGGCACCGACCACGCCGGCATCGCCACCCAGGTGGTGGTGGAGCAGGAGCTGGCCCGCGAGGGCAAGAGCCGTCACGACCTGGGCCGGGAGAAGTTCCTGGAGCGGGTCTGGGAGTGGAAGGAGCGCTACGGCGGCATCATCACCCAGCAGCTCCGCCGGCTGGGCTCCTCCTGCGACTGGTCCCGGGAACGCTTCACCATGGACCCCGGCTGCTCGCGAGCGGTGAGGGAGGCCTTCGTGCACCTGTACGAGAAGGGCCTCATCTACCGGGGCGACTACATCATCAACTGGTGTCCGCGCTGCCGCACGGCGTTGTCGGACCTGGAGGTGGAGCACGAGGAGACCGAGGGCCGGCTCTGGTACCTGCGCTACCCGCTGGAGGACGGCAGCGGCGACATCATGGTGGCCACCACCCGCCCGGAGACCATGCTGGGCGACACGGGCATCGCCGTCCACCCCCAGGACACCCGTTACCTGCCTCTCATCGGCAAGGCCGCCATCCTGCCCCTGGTGGGCCGCAAGCTGCCCATCGTGGCCGACGAGGCGGTCGACATGGGCTTCGGCACGGGGGCCGTCAAGGTGACCCCGGCCCACGACCCCACCGACTTCGAGATCGGGCGCCGGCACGGCCTGGAGACGGTCAAGGTCATCGACGAGCGCGGCCGGATCACCGAGGCGGCGCCGCCGGAGTTGGTGGGGCTGGACCGGGCCGAGGCGCGCCAGCAGGTGGTGGAGGCGCTGCGCCGCGGCGGCTACCTGGTGCGCGAGGAGGTGCACCGCCACGCCGTGGGGCACTGCCAGCGCTGCGGCACCGTGGTGGAGCCGCTGGTCTCCAAGCAGTGGTTCGTGCGGATGAAGCCCCTGGCCGAGCCGGCCATCCGGGCCGTGCGGGAGAGGCGGGTGCGCCTGCTGCCCGAGCGCTTCGAGAGCCACTTCTTCCACTGGATGGAGAACGTCCGGGACTGGTGCATCTCACGCCAGCTGTGGTGGGGGCACCGGATCCCGGTCTGGTACTGCTCCGCCTGCGGGCGCGAGACGGTCAGCGTGGAGGATCCCACGGCCTGCCGGCACTGCGGCAGTCCGGCCATCGAGCAGGACCCCGACGTGCTCGACACGTGGTTCAGCTCGGCGCTGTGGCCCTTCTCGACCCTGGGCTGGCCGGAGCGCACCGCGGACCTCTCCTTCTACTACCCCACGTCGCTGTTGGTGACCGGCTTCGACATCCTCTTCTTCTGGGTCGCCCGGATGATGGTGATGGGCCTGGAGCTGATGGGCGACGTGCCCTTCCGGGACGTGCTGCTGCACGGGCTGGTGCGGGACGCGCTGGGGCGCAAGATGAGCAAGTCTCGGGGCACGGGCGTCGACCCCCTGGAGGTGATCGAGGAGTACGGCGCCGACGCCCTGCGGCTCACCCTGGTGATGGGCGTGGGCATGGGCAACGACCTGCGCTGGCACCCCGACCGGGTGGAGGCCAGCCGCAACTTCGCCAACAAGCTGTGGAACGCGGCTCGCTTCGCCCTGATGCGCATGCCGGCGGACGGGGCGATCACGAGCGACGGCCGGGCGACGGGCCCCTTCTCGCCGGAGCGCATCCGGCACTGGGCGGCCGCCGGAGAGCTGGCGCTGCCGGAGCGGTGGATCCTGTCGCGGCTGGCCCGGCGCACCCGCGAGGTGACGGAGCTCCTGGAGCGCTACGAGGTGGGCGAGGCGGCCAGGGCGCTTTACGACTTCGCCTGGGATGAGCTCTGCGACTGGTACATCGAGCTGGCCAAGCCCAGGCTGTCGGGGCAGGTCGACGACGCCGAGCGGGAGCGCACCGCCGCCGTGCTCTGGTACGTCCTGGAGCGCACGGCCCGGCTGCTGCACCCCTTCATGCCCTTCGTCACCGAGGAGGTCTGGCAGCGCCTGCCGCACCAGGGCCCCACCGTCATGCTGGCACCGTGGCCGCAGCCGGACGACGCGCTGGTCGACGAGGCGGCCGAGGAGCGGATGCGCCAGGTGATGGACGTCATCCGCGCCATCCGCAACGTGCGTGCGGAGAAGGGCGTCTCGGTGAGCCGCCGGATCCCCGCGCGGGTCTGGGCGCCCGAGGAGGTCCGGGCCACGCTGGCGGAGCACGCCGACGACATCCGGCGTCTGGCGGGCGTGTCGGAGCTGGGCATCGAGGCGCCGGGCCCCGAGCGGCCGAAGGACGCGGTGCCGGCCGTGGCCGGCCCGCAGGTGGAGATCTTCGTGCCGCTGGCGGGGCTGGTCGACGCCGATGAGGAGCTGCGCCGGCTGGGCAAGGAGCTGGCCGAGGTGGAGCAGCTCCTGAGCCGGTGGCGGGGGATGCTGGCCAATCCGGCCTTCGTCGACCGGGCGCCCCGGGACGTGGTGGAGTCGACCCGGCGCAAGGAGGAGGAGGCCGAGCAGCGCCGGGCCCGTCTGGTCGAGCAGATGGAGCAGCTGAGGCGACTTGTCCGCTGA
- a CDS encoding ABC transporter substrate-binding protein, translated as MRRSGTVPWFTVVVVALALSAGAGLPAAAETVKNPDTMVKATYGEPETLDPAYAYDTASGEVIYQIYENLIDFDHGDLSKFVPMLATQVPSVENGLVSPDGLVYRFPIRQGVRFHNGNPLTPEDVEYTFERAMLQDRSGGPIWMFLEPLLGYSTIEELAKDLAGVDSFDQVPPEVLREVYRRVDAAVEVEGDTVVFRLARPYPPFLSILAHGGSWSSIIDKEWAIAQGDWDGSEDWVRWHDPKAENDPLYDKANGTGPYRLVAWEKGNQIILQRNEDYWREPAPIKTVVIRNVQEWATRQLMLQSGDADIVTVDPPYLEQVAAMPGVRVLRRQPWLANTAAFFTFNIAVEGNDFIGSGKLDGQGIPPDFFSDIDVRKAFNYSFDWQVYIDDVNMGEATQARGPIPASLPFFNPEQPVYQLDLRKAEEHFRRAWGGRLWETGFRMTIAYNAGNDARRIAAEILEQNIESLNPKFQIDIQSLQWPTYLQAYRESRLPLFIIGWLADFPDPHNFVVPFMHSTGTYAAAQRLPAELTREIDALIDRAVSTTDPEVRRDAYYRLQQIAYEQAIDIFLVDRTQPVVMRDWVQGWYPNAIRPGEDFYRLRKASS; from the coding sequence ATGCGACGAAGTGGCACCGTCCCATGGTTCACCGTCGTCGTGGTGGCTCTCGCGCTGTCCGCGGGCGCCGGACTGCCCGCGGCGGCCGAGACCGTCAAGAATCCGGATACCATGGTGAAGGCGACCTACGGCGAGCCGGAGACCCTGGATCCCGCCTACGCCTACGACACGGCCAGCGGCGAGGTCATCTACCAGATCTACGAAAACCTCATCGACTTCGACCACGGGGATCTGAGCAAGTTCGTGCCGATGCTGGCCACCCAGGTGCCGTCGGTCGAGAACGGGCTGGTCTCTCCCGACGGGCTGGTCTACCGGTTCCCCATCCGCCAGGGCGTGCGGTTCCACAACGGCAATCCCCTGACGCCCGAGGACGTGGAGTACACCTTCGAGCGGGCCATGCTGCAGGACCGCAGCGGCGGGCCCATCTGGATGTTCCTCGAGCCGCTGTTGGGTTACAGCACCATCGAGGAGCTGGCCAAGGACCTGGCCGGCGTCGACAGCTTCGACCAGGTGCCGCCCGAAGTGCTGCGTGAGGTGTACCGCCGCGTCGACGCCGCCGTCGAGGTGGAGGGCGACACCGTCGTCTTCCGGCTGGCCCGGCCCTACCCGCCCTTCCTCTCCATCCTGGCGCACGGCGGTAGCTGGTCGTCCATCATCGACAAGGAGTGGGCCATCGCCCAGGGCGACTGGGACGGCAGCGAGGACTGGGTCCGCTGGCACGACCCCAAGGCCGAGAACGACCCCCTCTACGACAAGGCCAACGGCACGGGCCCCTATCGGCTGGTCGCCTGGGAGAAGGGCAACCAGATCATCCTGCAACGCAACGAGGATTACTGGCGCGAACCCGCTCCCATCAAGACCGTCGTCATCCGCAACGTCCAGGAGTGGGCGACCCGGCAGCTGATGCTGCAGTCGGGTGACGCCGACATCGTCACCGTCGATCCGCCCTACCTGGAGCAGGTGGCGGCCATGCCGGGCGTGAGGGTGCTGCGCCGCCAGCCCTGGCTGGCCAACACGGCCGCCTTCTTCACGTTCAACATCGCCGTCGAGGGCAACGACTTCATCGGCAGCGGCAAGCTGGACGGGCAGGGCATCCCGCCCGACTTCTTCAGCGACATCGACGTGCGCAAGGCGTTCAACTACAGCTTCGACTGGCAGGTCTACATCGACGACGTCAACATGGGGGAGGCGACCCAGGCTCGCGGCCCCATCCCGGCATCGCTGCCCTTCTTCAACCCCGAGCAGCCGGTCTACCAGCTCGACCTGCGCAAGGCCGAGGAGCACTTCCGGCGGGCCTGGGGCGGCCGGCTGTGGGAGACGGGCTTCCGCATGACCATCGCCTACAACGCCGGCAACGATGCACGGCGCATCGCCGCCGAGATCCTGGAGCAAAACATCGAGAGCCTCAACCCCAAGTTCCAGATCGACATCCAGTCCCTGCAGTGGCCGACCTACCTGCAGGCCTACCGGGAGAGCCGCCTACCCCTGTTCATCATCGGGTGGCTGGCTGACTTCCCCGATCCCCACAACTTCGTGGTGCCCTTCATGCACTCGACGGGCACCTATGCCGCTGCCCAGCGGCTGCCCGCGGAGCTGACCCGGGAGATCGACGCGCTCATCGACCGAGCCGTCTCCACGACCGACCCCGAGGTGCGCCGCGACGCGTACTATCGCCTGCAGCAGATCGCCTACGAGCAGGCCATCGACATCTTCCTGGTGGACCGCACCCAACCCGTCGTCATGCGCGACTGGGTGCAGGGCTGGTATCCCAACGCGATCCGGCCGGGCGAGGACTTCTACCGGCTGCGCAAGGCCTCGAGCTGA
- a CDS encoding ABC transporter permease has translation MIRLVARRLMMLPLVLVGTSLIIFALSQLLSPYQRVATYVRSPQELKSFTLDELVRKYQLDAPLTTQYANWLRELAGGHLGWSEVAKEPVWDAIVRHFPATLELTLYASIPMAVGGVWLGTLAAVRHNSWVDHASRVFAIVGWSFPTFVFGLLFLMVFYGWLGWFPPGRLSVWATQAMLSPDFRQLTGLVTIDAVINGRLDILVDALRHMVGPVVTLSYLYWAQLQRITRSSMLDTLRQDYVRTARAKGLDERSVIRRHARRNALIPVSTVIALMVLGLLGGVVITETIFAYPGIGRLLATAALQLDRATVLGVTLFYAVILVLVILAMDISYALIDPRVRIE, from the coding sequence ATGATACGCCTCGTCGCCCGTCGCCTGATGATGCTGCCGCTGGTGCTGGTGGGCACCAGCCTGATCATCTTCGCCCTGAGCCAGCTCCTGTCACCCTACCAGCGGGTGGCGACCTACGTCCGCTCGCCCCAGGAGCTCAAGTCCTTCACGCTCGACGAGCTGGTGCGCAAATACCAGCTGGACGCTCCGTTGACGACCCAATACGCCAACTGGCTGAGGGAGTTGGCCGGCGGTCACCTGGGCTGGTCCGAGGTGGCCAAGGAGCCGGTCTGGGATGCCATCGTGCGGCACTTTCCCGCCACCCTGGAGCTGACGCTCTACGCCTCGATCCCCATGGCGGTGGGAGGCGTATGGCTCGGTACCCTGGCCGCCGTGCGCCACAACAGCTGGGTGGATCACGCCAGCCGCGTCTTCGCCATCGTGGGCTGGTCCTTCCCCACCTTCGTCTTCGGGCTTCTCTTCCTGATGGTCTTCTACGGCTGGCTGGGCTGGTTCCCGCCGGGGCGGCTGTCGGTATGGGCCACCCAGGCCATGCTGTCGCCCGACTTCCGGCAGTTGACCGGTCTGGTCACCATCGACGCCGTCATCAACGGCCGCCTGGACATCCTGGTCGACGCGCTGCGCCACATGGTGGGACCGGTCGTCACCCTCTCCTACCTGTACTGGGCCCAACTGCAGCGTATCACCCGCTCCAGCATGCTCGACACGCTGCGACAGGACTACGTGCGCACCGCCCGGGCCAAGGGCCTCGACGAGCGCAGCGTGATCCGCCGCCACGCCCGGCGCAACGCGCTCATCCCGGTCTCCACCGTCATCGCCCTGATGGTGTTGGGGCTCCTGGGCGGCGTCGTCATCACCGAGACCATCTTCGCCTACCCCGGCATCGGCCGCCTGCTGGCCACCGCGGCCTTGCAGCTGGACCGGGCGACGGTGCTGGGCGTCACCCTCTTCTACGCGGTCATCCTGGTGCTGGTCATCCTGGCCATGGACATCAGCTACGCGCTCATCGACCCCAGGGTGCGGATCGAGTGA
- a CDS encoding ABC transporter permease, with amino-acid sequence MDSLRRLLRNPLATAGLVILIFFALVAVFAPYLAPPRNPAEPYRIPRSGFAVEPRPPSERFRFGTTEGQYDVFYGVVWGTRTAFGVALGVVGAAMTIGLVVGTLAGYYGGRFDELLMRVADVVSAIPFLVAAVVMVAILGKGLGNVALALILFSWPPYARLIRGSVLQVKSMEFVEAARAIGMSPVRIVLRHILPNAIYPVLVQASLEIGSVVVVFASLSFLGLGAEPGFADWGQLTAFARPWILGKPGQPFAYWHTIFFPGMAILLFVLGWNLLGDGLRDVMDPRLRDHRK; translated from the coding sequence TTGGACTCATTGAGGCGTCTGCTGCGCAATCCCCTGGCCACGGCGGGACTCGTCATCCTGATCTTCTTCGCGCTGGTGGCCGTCTTCGCACCTTACCTGGCGCCGCCCCGCAATCCCGCGGAGCCGTACCGCATCCCCCGCTCCGGCTTCGCGGTGGAGCCCCGGCCGCCTTCGGAGCGCTTCCGCTTCGGCACCACCGAGGGGCAGTACGACGTCTTCTACGGGGTGGTCTGGGGGACCCGCACGGCCTTCGGCGTGGCGCTGGGCGTGGTGGGAGCCGCGATGACCATCGGCCTGGTGGTGGGCACCCTGGCGGGATACTACGGGGGCCGCTTCGACGAGCTGTTGATGCGCGTCGCCGACGTCGTGTCGGCCATCCCGTTCCTCGTGGCCGCCGTGGTCATGGTGGCCATCCTGGGCAAGGGGCTGGGCAACGTCGCCCTGGCCCTCATCCTCTTCTCGTGGCCGCCCTACGCGCGTCTCATCCGGGGGAGCGTGCTGCAGGTCAAGAGCATGGAGTTCGTGGAGGCGGCGCGGGCCATCGGCATGTCGCCGGTGCGCATCGTGCTTCGCCACATCCTGCCCAACGCCATCTACCCCGTCCTGGTGCAGGCCTCCCTGGAGATCGGCTCGGTCGTGGTGGTCTTCGCCTCGCTGAGCTTCCTGGGGCTGGGCGCCGAGCCGGGCTTCGCCGACTGGGGCCAGCTGACGGCCTTCGCCCGGCCGTGGATCCTGGGCAAGCCCGGGCAGCCCTTCGCCTACTGGCACACCATCTTCTTCCCGGGCATGGCCATCCTGCTCTTCGTGCTGGGGTGGAACCTGCTGGGCGACGGCTTGCGCGACGTGATGGACCCGCGCCTGCGGGACCACCGCAAGTGA
- a CDS encoding nitrilase-related carbon-nitrogen hydrolase yields MATYCTTPVGRLGVAICLDAFQEPVVERLVSAGADILVQPSANPGPWTPEQQLDWRRSAWTAVRRWPQLRWGLNPMMVGELLGLRFEGQSSIVSARRELWRPGGYEALRDEEGGFVAVAPSATQEAVLVATVPLQAPVGVQPSSRR; encoded by the coding sequence GTGGCCACTTACTGTACAACGCCAGTCGGACGGCTCGGTGTGGCCATCTGCCTCGACGCCTTCCAGGAGCCGGTCGTGGAGCGGCTCGTCTCGGCCGGTGCCGACATCCTGGTGCAGCCCTCGGCCAACCCCGGCCCCTGGACGCCGGAGCAGCAGCTCGACTGGAGGCGCAGCGCCTGGACGGCCGTGCGCCGCTGGCCCCAGCTGCGCTGGGGGCTCAACCCCATGATGGTGGGGGAGCTGTTGGGGCTGCGCTTCGAGGGCCAGTCCTCCATCGTCAGCGCCCGCCGGGAGCTGTGGCGGCCGGGCGGCTACGAGGCGCTGCGCGACGAGGAGGGGGGCTTCGTCGCCGTGGCCCCCAGCGCCACCCAGGAGGCGGTGCTGGTGGCGACGGTGCCCCTGCAGGCGCCCGTCGGCGTCCAGCCCTCGAGCCGTCGTTGA
- a CDS encoding carbon-nitrogen hydrolase family protein, with amino-acid sequence MAMPEGRLHLACVQQELRADDYVSEAAFYRRVDAWMATIRRRVGQEGPLLVAFPEDVGTFMVFFGHGDILRRATTLPEAIAALIRRRRLEVMVRRLRCRAGWVRALALTLGPAVERAYRRIFSEAARRYRAFVVAGSAVLPAPYRPCVTANVAYVFGPNGELLGWQPKTHLTPIEGPGELDIAPAPLDELRVMPTAIGLALNSS; translated from the coding sequence ATGGCCATGCCCGAGGGGCGCTTGCACCTGGCCTGCGTCCAGCAGGAGCTGCGAGCCGACGACTACGTCTCGGAGGCGGCCTTCTACCGCAGAGTCGACGCCTGGATGGCCACCATCCGGCGCAGGGTGGGACAGGAGGGCCCCCTGCTGGTGGCCTTTCCCGAGGACGTCGGCACGTTCATGGTCTTCTTCGGCCACGGCGACATCCTGCGCAGGGCGACGACGCTGCCCGAGGCCATCGCCGCGCTCATCCGGCGCCGACGGCTGGAGGTGATGGTGCGGCGGCTGCGCTGCCGGGCCGGCTGGGTGCGGGCCCTGGCGCTGACCCTGGGCCCTGCGGTGGAGCGGGCCTACCGGCGCATCTTCTCCGAGGCCGCCCGCCGGTACCGGGCCTTCGTGGTGGCGGGCTCGGCGGTGTTGCCTGCGCCGTACCGGCCCTGCGTCACGGCCAACGTCGCTTACGTCTTCGGCCCCAACGGCGAGCTGTTGGGCTGGCAGCCCAAGACGCACCTGACCCCCATCGAGGGGCCCGGCGAGCTCGACATCGCACCCGCCCCCCTCGACGAGCTGCGGGTGATGCCCACCGCCATCGGACTGGCGTTGAACAGCTCGTAG
- a CDS encoding sulfite exporter TauE/SafE family protein has protein sequence MTAVLVAIGLGVAMGVLTGLGIGGGKLLVPVMVLAMGLTQQGAQAISLAAFIPTALAAAWLHWQAGRIAAPLLRGLAPWVLVGAVAGAWLANQMASAALSRVYGLFLLAVGLYELWPRPSDRAAGAGGRSRRRGRARERP, from the coding sequence TTGACGGCCGTCCTGGTCGCCATCGGGCTCGGCGTGGCCATGGGAGTCCTGACGGGCCTGGGCATCGGCGGTGGCAAGCTCCTGGTGCCCGTCATGGTGCTGGCCATGGGGCTGACGCAGCAAGGGGCGCAGGCCATCTCCCTGGCCGCCTTCATCCCGACGGCCCTGGCCGCGGCGTGGCTGCACTGGCAAGCGGGGCGCATCGCGGCGCCGCTCCTGCGTGGCCTGGCGCCCTGGGTGCTGGTCGGGGCGGTGGCAGGGGCCTGGCTCGCCAACCAGATGGCCAGCGCGGCGCTCAGCCGGGTCTACGGGCTCTTCCTGCTGGCCGTCGGCCTCTACGAGCTGTGGCCCCGCCCATCGGACCGGGCGGCGGGCGCCGGCGGCAGGAGCCGGCGGCGGGGGCGGGCAAGAGAGCGCCCGTAG
- a CDS encoding TSUP family transporter, producing the protein MARRAWRGAGRAVIGLLVGLLNGLLGAGATLLVPALDHLMGAPRAAAHGTALPLILLASSVSLSVYASHGRLPVAVGLLVALGGTLGGLVGAWLMRYLSAVRLRRLFGLALVVAAVRMLWG; encoded by the coding sequence GTGGCGAGACGGGCTTGGCGAGGGGCCGGTCGGGCCGTCATCGGCCTTTTGGTCGGCCTGCTCAACGGGCTGTTGGGGGCGGGCGCCACGCTGCTGGTGCCCGCCCTCGACCACCTCATGGGGGCGCCGCGGGCGGCCGCCCACGGCACCGCGCTCCCCCTGATCCTGCTGGCCTCGTCGGTCAGCCTGAGCGTCTACGCGAGCCACGGCCGCCTGCCGGTGGCGGTGGGGCTGTTGGTGGCGCTGGGCGGTACCCTGGGGGGACTGGTCGGTGCGTGGCTGATGCGCTACCTCTCGGCGGTGCGGCTGCGGCGGCTCTTCGGGCTGGCGCTGGTGGTGGCGGCGGTGCGGATGCTGTGGGGATGA
- a CDS encoding metal-dependent hydrolase yields the protein MRARFWGHAFVEVIGQDGSSILIDPFVTGNPQAEGAGARPDAFKPRAILLTHGHGDHLGDALAIARASGATVVAPFELAMYCQRHGATVHPMHIGGSRHFGWGWVKLTPAWHGSAAEEDGQTVYTGNPCGYLVRLDGKTLYHSGDTALFGDMALIGQRHPIDVAFVPIGDNFTMGPDDALYALSLLKPRLAVPMHYDTFDVIRQDPQAFAVRARQSGVEVRVLRPGEALEV from the coding sequence ATGCGAGCACGGTTTTGGGGACATGCCTTCGTGGAGGTGATCGGACAGGACGGGTCGAGCATCCTGATCGATCCCTTCGTGACGGGAAACCCGCAGGCCGAGGGAGCGGGAGCCCGGCCCGATGCCTTCAAGCCCCGGGCCATCCTGCTGACCCACGGGCATGGCGACCACCTGGGCGACGCCCTGGCCATCGCCAGAGCCAGCGGCGCCACCGTCGTGGCGCCCTTCGAGCTGGCCATGTACTGCCAGCGCCACGGCGCCACCGTGCATCCCATGCACATCGGCGGCAGCCGGCACTTCGGGTGGGGCTGGGTCAAGCTGACGCCGGCATGGCACGGTTCGGCGGCCGAGGAGGACGGGCAGACGGTCTACACCGGCAACCCGTGCGGCTACCTGGTGCGGCTCGACGGCAAGACCCTCTACCACTCCGGCGACACGGCCCTCTTCGGCGACATGGCCCTCATCGGCCAGCGGCACCCCATCGACGTCGCCTTCGTCCCCATCGGCGACAACTTCACCATGGGGCCCGACGACGCCCTGTACGCCCTGTCGCTTCTCAAGCCCCGGCTGGCGGTGCCCATGCACTACGACACCTTCGACGTCATCCGCCAGGACCCCCAGGCCTTCGCGGTCCGGGCCCGGCAGAGCGGCGTGGAGGTGCGGGTGCTGCGTCCGGGCGAGGCGCTGGAGGTGTGA